One genomic region from Haloterrigena gelatinilytica encodes:
- a CDS encoding DUF4385 domain-containing protein produces MTDESPEYDVDFRDRPEQYEIGRGEQGVFKVEPYKSELLPLWSYRDAAAARESASSIYERYERYRENDDFPGMDMARKYLQMGYTRAMRYAKYPGGRKYEGSGDEREPQRWADREKRAAALVFERYWERVREDDAYQRAKDAHRERR; encoded by the coding sequence GTGACCGACGAGAGCCCCGAATACGACGTCGACTTCCGCGACCGGCCGGAGCAGTACGAGATCGGTCGCGGCGAGCAAGGCGTGTTCAAGGTCGAACCGTACAAGAGCGAACTGCTCCCGCTGTGGTCGTATCGGGACGCGGCTGCCGCCCGCGAGTCCGCGTCGTCGATTTACGAGCGGTACGAACGGTACCGCGAGAACGACGACTTCCCGGGGATGGATATGGCCCGGAAGTACCTCCAGATGGGCTACACGCGAGCGATGCGCTACGCGAAGTATCCGGGTGGACGAAAGTACGAGGGGAGCGGCGACGAACGCGAGCCACAGCGCTGGGCCGACCGCGAGAAACGCGCCGCCGCGCTCGTCTTCGAGCGGTACTGGGAGCGCGTCCGCGAAGACGACGCGTATCAACGGGCGAAAGACGCCCATCGCGAGCGACGGTGA
- a CDS encoding cysteine hydrolase family protein: protein MHLEPDSTAVVVVDMQNGFCHPDGSLYAPGSEAVIEPIADLVERGREAGAQVIFTRDVHPPEQFEDAHYYDEFDQWGEHVLEGSWEAEIVDELPVEEADHVVEKHTYDAFHETELEGWLNARGIDDLVICGTLANVCVLHTGGSAGVRDFRPIMVEDCIGAIEDEHKEYAVDHAGWLFGEVREMDDLEFASH, encoded by the coding sequence ATGCACCTCGAGCCAGACAGCACGGCGGTCGTGGTCGTCGACATGCAAAACGGGTTCTGCCACCCCGACGGCTCGCTGTACGCGCCCGGCAGCGAGGCGGTGATCGAGCCGATCGCCGACCTCGTCGAGCGGGGCCGGGAGGCCGGCGCGCAGGTGATCTTCACGCGGGACGTCCACCCGCCCGAGCAGTTCGAGGACGCCCACTACTACGACGAGTTCGACCAGTGGGGCGAACACGTCCTCGAGGGCTCCTGGGAGGCCGAAATCGTCGACGAACTGCCCGTCGAGGAGGCAGACCACGTCGTCGAGAAACACACCTACGACGCCTTTCACGAGACCGAACTCGAGGGCTGGTTGAACGCCCGCGGGATCGACGACCTCGTCATCTGCGGCACGCTCGCGAACGTCTGCGTGCTCCACACCGGCGGTAGCGCCGGCGTGCGCGATTTCCGGCCGATCATGGTCGAAGACTGCATCGGCGCCATCGAGGACGAACACAAGGAGTACGCCGTCGACCACGCCGGCTGGCTGTTCGGCGAGGTCCGCGAGATGGACGACCTCGAGTTCGCGAGTCACTGA
- a CDS encoding serpin family protein, whose protein sequence is MTADRRRVLALTGALLAGAAGCLGDSTDGEDPANGDENGDEDGALFADRDAPDFPRLDLTTDPDLESDRIAEQIRGNVAVSFDVLAQLREETPDENLFFSPYSVSVALAMTYAGARGETAAEMADALRYDLEGEALHAAFGALEGEFERRNEDGREVESPAWADEDGEGDGSEGDDLGFQLSSANAVWRDEGHDFDDAYVQLLEAYYEAGDHLADFSGSPEAAREEINAWVEERTNDRIEDLLPAGSIDRSTRLVLTNAVYFLAAWEHDFDPADTEPGAFTSLDGSETEVEMMHQSQELRYAEIDGHQLVELPYANGDTSMIVVLPAEGEFESVEASFGVDELAIMLEEASRPKVDLALPKFGIESKFSLVETMRELGMERAFDGGSADFSGMVESAESDLFIDDIIHQSFVEVDEEGTEAAAATAVVVEDTAVADRVEMTVDRPFLFCVRDRPTETPLFVGRVVDGEQLQE, encoded by the coding sequence ATGACCGCTGACAGGCGACGCGTGCTGGCCCTGACCGGCGCCCTCCTCGCCGGCGCCGCGGGCTGTCTCGGCGATTCGACCGACGGGGAGGACCCCGCGAACGGCGACGAAAACGGCGACGAGGACGGCGCGCTCTTCGCGGACCGCGACGCCCCCGACTTTCCCCGACTGGATCTCACTACCGACCCCGACCTCGAGTCCGATCGCATCGCCGAACAGATCCGCGGGAACGTCGCCGTCTCCTTCGACGTCCTCGCACAGCTTCGCGAGGAGACGCCCGACGAGAACCTGTTTTTCTCGCCGTACAGCGTCTCGGTCGCGCTGGCGATGACCTACGCGGGCGCCCGCGGCGAGACCGCCGCGGAGATGGCCGACGCCCTGCGATACGACCTCGAGGGCGAGGCGCTCCACGCCGCCTTCGGCGCCCTCGAGGGCGAGTTCGAGCGGCGAAACGAAGACGGACGGGAGGTCGAGTCGCCGGCGTGGGCCGACGAGGACGGCGAGGGAGACGGGAGCGAGGGCGACGACCTCGGATTCCAGCTCTCGAGCGCCAACGCCGTCTGGCGCGACGAGGGACACGACTTCGACGACGCCTACGTCCAGTTACTCGAGGCCTACTACGAGGCCGGCGACCACCTCGCCGACTTCTCGGGGAGCCCCGAGGCGGCCCGGGAGGAGATCAACGCCTGGGTCGAGGAGCGAACGAACGACCGGATCGAGGATCTACTGCCGGCCGGGTCGATCGATCGGTCGACCCGACTGGTCCTCACGAACGCCGTCTACTTCCTGGCCGCCTGGGAGCACGACTTCGACCCCGCCGACACGGAACCCGGGGCGTTCACCAGCCTCGACGGCAGCGAGACCGAGGTCGAGATGATGCACCAGTCGCAGGAACTTCGCTACGCCGAAATCGACGGTCACCAGCTCGTGGAACTCCCCTACGCCAACGGCGACACGAGCATGATCGTCGTCCTCCCCGCCGAGGGCGAGTTCGAATCCGTCGAGGCGTCGTTCGGCGTCGACGAGTTGGCGATCATGCTCGAGGAGGCGTCCCGGCCGAAGGTCGACCTCGCGCTTCCGAAGTTCGGCATCGAGTCGAAGTTCAGCCTCGTCGAGACCATGCGGGAACTGGGGATGGAGCGGGCCTTCGACGGCGGCAGCGCTGACTTCAGCGGAATGGTCGAGAGCGCCGAATCGGATCTGTTCATCGACGACATCATCCACCAGAGCTTCGTCGAGGTCGACGAAGAGGGGACCGAAGCGGCGGCCGCGACCGCCGTCGTCGTGGAGGACACCGCCGTGGCGGACCGCGTCGAGATGACCGTCGATCGCCCGTTCCTCTTCTGCGTCCGCGACCGTCCGACCGAGACGCCGCTGTTCGTCGGCCGCGTCGTCGACGGCGAGCAGTTACAGGAATAA
- a CDS encoding PaaI family thioesterase: MTDDMRTVMERFDDLEEMIQYFIDEHQEFLSWIGTRVDDVGDGTMTLSLPYDEKLSNTRPDTEPGERADIHGGIAATLIDTAGGLVLRTKLDEPFGARIATINLNVNYLRPATGDLSATADVIRVGGSVGVSEITVESTTPDGETTEVATGQGAFRIFRPE; encoded by the coding sequence ATGACCGACGACATGCGGACGGTGATGGAGCGGTTCGACGACCTCGAGGAGATGATCCAGTACTTCATCGACGAACACCAGGAGTTCCTCTCGTGGATCGGGACGCGCGTCGACGACGTCGGCGACGGGACGATGACGCTCTCGCTACCCTACGACGAGAAACTGAGCAACACGCGGCCGGATACCGAACCCGGCGAGCGAGCCGACATTCACGGCGGCATCGCCGCGACGCTGATCGACACGGCGGGCGGCCTCGTGCTCCGAACGAAACTGGACGAGCCGTTCGGGGCCCGAATCGCGACGATCAACCTGAACGTCAACTACCTCCGGCCGGCGACGGGCGACCTGTCGGCGACGGCGGACGTGATCAGGGTCGGCGGCAGCGTCGGCGTCAGCGAGATCACCGTCGAGAGCACCACTCCCGACGGCGAAACCACGGAGGTCGCGACCGGACAGGGCGCGTTCCGCATCTTCCGACCGGAGTGA
- a CDS encoding lipoate--protein ligase family protein, translated as MRVLRGRAATIETDREASRRLLSLAAAGEPAVRVWAPHRQVAFGRRDRRLEGYDRARERARAREFPPVERDVGGRAVAYDGETSLAFARAEPVADFRRGTDDRYERATAAVEDALRSLEGGLDPVRGEPDDSFCPGTHSLSLPDANDEPRKVVGIAQRVRQDAAVVAGIVLVANRDRLAAVLEAIYGALEVPFDPDTVGTVASAGGPSDPAVVRAALEDALVGDAATVAVEPVAASE; from the coding sequence ATGCGAGTGCTCCGCGGCCGCGCGGCGACGATCGAGACCGACCGCGAGGCCAGCCGACGGCTCCTCTCGCTGGCCGCCGCCGGCGAGCCCGCGGTGCGCGTCTGGGCGCCCCACCGACAGGTCGCCTTCGGCCGTCGGGACCGGCGGCTCGAGGGGTACGACCGCGCTCGCGAGCGGGCTCGAGCGCGCGAGTTCCCGCCGGTCGAGCGCGACGTCGGCGGTCGAGCGGTCGCCTACGACGGCGAGACGTCGCTCGCCTTCGCCCGCGCGGAACCGGTCGCGGACTTCCGGCGCGGGACCGACGATCGGTACGAACGCGCGACGGCGGCCGTCGAGGACGCGCTCCGATCGCTCGAGGGCGGCCTCGATCCCGTTCGCGGCGAGCCCGACGACTCCTTCTGTCCCGGAACGCACTCGCTGTCGCTCCCTGACGCGAACGACGAGCCGCGAAAGGTCGTCGGCATCGCCCAGCGCGTTCGGCAGGACGCCGCCGTCGTCGCCGGGATCGTCCTCGTCGCGAATCGAGACCGGCTCGCGGCCGTTCTCGAGGCGATATACGGCGCGCTCGAGGTCCCGTTCGATCCCGATACGGTCGGCACCGTCGCGTCTGCGGGCGGCCCGTCGGACCCCGCCGTCGTCCGCGCGGCGCTCGAGGACGCGCTGG
- a CDS encoding Hvo_1808 family surface protein: MRTPPTRVAAALAVVAALALVAVAAGAAPPLFANESPDGADRADDPTTAGTVGYVEGYWYDDELPVDERDDAVVEDDELEAVVYRSMARVEKIRGLTFENDVPVEVISREEFRSRDGAFVDSNESQQRARNVTYEALFMVDAETDATTELRAIYGGSVEGYYEPSTDRIVIVSNTPDRLELDEIVLGHELTHALQDQQFDLSNYERATIDREAAENGLIEGDAISVETEYERRCGTDWECLPDDDSGGETPSNWGIYLSLYQPYSDGPAYVDHLRESGDGWSAVDDRYADPPASSSTVIHREDRDPVDVAVADRSNESWRPLEVGGEVARETVGEGTMVAMFADGAFEPTRSSVLSREAVLGDDATTFDYNQSYTDGWAGDELVAYAGGNASEETGYVWETEWRSADDAAEFAGAYVELLEINGADAVEDRRNTYAIDDEEYPGAYFLERDGETVRIVHAPSVAALDGLSAGAAPAGEDTVGSTDADGSGEAEDGDGGAGGNGEDDDSLPGFAVPGTGAAVAIALLAARARARRLEAERGGGSESSPRSAPVTAASPRSTPSGPDGGLEGPDDGRSDRGRT, translated from the coding sequence ATGAGGACCCCTCCGACGCGAGTCGCCGCCGCGCTCGCCGTGGTCGCGGCGCTCGCACTAGTCGCAGTCGCGGCCGGCGCCGCCCCGCCGCTGTTCGCGAACGAGTCGCCCGACGGCGCCGACCGAGCCGACGATCCGACCACCGCGGGGACCGTCGGCTACGTCGAGGGTTACTGGTACGACGACGAGCTCCCGGTCGACGAGCGGGACGACGCCGTCGTCGAGGACGACGAACTCGAGGCGGTCGTCTACCGATCGATGGCCCGCGTCGAGAAGATCCGCGGGCTGACCTTCGAGAACGACGTGCCGGTGGAGGTAATCTCCCGCGAGGAGTTCCGGTCCCGGGACGGCGCCTTCGTCGACTCGAACGAGAGCCAGCAGCGCGCTCGGAACGTCACCTACGAGGCGCTGTTTATGGTCGACGCCGAGACCGACGCGACGACGGAGCTCCGGGCGATCTACGGCGGTAGCGTCGAGGGCTACTACGAGCCCTCGACCGACCGCATCGTCATCGTCTCGAACACGCCCGACCGGCTCGAGCTCGACGAGATCGTGCTCGGCCACGAGCTGACCCACGCCCTCCAGGACCAGCAGTTCGACCTGTCGAACTACGAGCGCGCGACGATCGATCGGGAAGCGGCGGAGAACGGGCTCATCGAGGGCGACGCGATCAGCGTCGAGACCGAATACGAGCGGCGCTGCGGGACGGACTGGGAGTGTCTCCCCGACGACGACTCCGGCGGCGAAACCCCGAGCAATTGGGGGATCTACCTGTCGCTGTATCAACCCTACAGCGACGGCCCGGCCTACGTCGACCACTTGCGCGAGTCCGGCGACGGCTGGTCCGCGGTCGACGATCGCTACGCCGATCCGCCGGCGAGTTCGTCGACGGTGATCCACCGCGAGGACCGCGACCCGGTCGACGTCGCGGTCGCCGATCGCTCGAACGAGTCGTGGCGGCCCCTCGAGGTCGGCGGCGAGGTCGCGAGGGAGACGGTCGGCGAGGGGACGATGGTCGCGATGTTCGCCGACGGCGCCTTCGAGCCGACGCGGTCGTCGGTGCTCTCCCGCGAGGCCGTGCTCGGCGACGACGCGACGACGTTCGACTACAACCAGTCGTACACGGACGGCTGGGCCGGGGACGAACTGGTCGCCTACGCCGGCGGGAACGCGAGCGAGGAAACCGGCTACGTCTGGGAGACCGAGTGGCGGTCGGCCGACGACGCCGCGGAGTTCGCCGGCGCCTACGTCGAACTGCTCGAGATCAACGGCGCCGACGCCGTCGAGGATCGGCGGAACACCTACGCGATCGACGACGAGGAGTACCCCGGCGCGTACTTCCTCGAGCGCGACGGCGAGACGGTGCGTATCGTCCACGCGCCGTCCGTCGCCGCGCTCGACGGGCTCTCGGCGGGCGCCGCGCCGGCGGGCGAGGATACGGTCGGGTCGACCGACGCCGACGGCTCCGGCGAGGCGGAAGACGGAGATGGGGGGGCAGGTGGAAACGGAGAGGACGACGATTCGCTGCCCGGCTTCGCCGTCCCCGGAACGGGCGCCGCCGTCGCGATCGCACTGCTGGCGGCGCGAGCGCGGGCACGGCGGCTCGAAGCCGAACGCGGCGGCGGGTCGGAGTCGTCGCCGCGGTCGGCGCCGGTTACCGCCGCGTCCCCGCGTTCGACGCCGTCCGGACCCGACGGCGGACTCGAGGGACCCGACGACGGCCGTTCCGACCGCGGTCGCACCTGA